One genomic region from Corvus hawaiiensis isolate bCorHaw1 chromosome 21, bCorHaw1.pri.cur, whole genome shotgun sequence encodes:
- the SNAPC4 gene encoding snRNA-activating protein complex subunit 4 isoform X2 codes for MSRGPGRAGPLRSPEGLDLDAEREKIRREIEQLERSLQPGGADIPLALSDSSLSSDDDNEDDDDEDSHAEMEVEREEDSSDDDDDDIESLPQDPETCLQMNYVYQEIIKEKIEEVELLIAQNKEQQKEIMCELDGSKTAKAGDGRNLPANVFLGHFMKPYFKDKTTGIGPPSNEDAKEKAAQGIKSFEQLHSAKWKTREKTLLQKSVVSDRLQRLLQPKLLKMSYWNQKLEKVKTETEKQTLEKQIKGLEQEIESINQLPESDLIGNRFDEHDWDKISNIHFDGQRSSEELRKFWQNWEHPSINKKEWTEEEIERLKQIAAKHNYLDWQTIAQELGTNRTPFQCLQKYQIYNKDLKRKEWTKDEDQMLLELVQEMRVGSHIPYKKIAYYMEGRDSAQLIYRWTKNVDPSLKKGPWTAEEDAMLMAAVTKYGAKDWYKIRTEVPGRSDAQCRDRYLKALHWDVKKGKWSLEEEEQLIELVQKHGLGHWSKIASELPHRTGSQCLSKWKLMIGAKKRSGATKRRHAEESSSPSESSSEEDMELNLTDSSEEEEVTSTTRKKEYAVPSIDLWIPTGTDMQEATGERYQIQSLLSAARAGAGTSCSDIPRAACDGDRAADKSSELYTLLKGIAQPHSTDVVVKNAAEVMARASQSGKQVLQVSLEDVRTILKNNTSFQRRLMLRPPGSLLAKPPGVGAAVGQDVQGLQELPKRAQRWAREHWKRLSLDRKLLMAVTPWVGNVLLPRTLQAGRMAFHQTKAAAIQEKVKSVSLTSTPLFALLIQLFQIDTKGCMKIIKERKLRQLELLKANARSPQQASQNTETPSGNSSQPCSQRNSQRGIPRNTVRRPLALRAREPSTGALESCAAVQGQGRKAKTVLELLREKRLRESQAKKAMQRTVLVAPQVLVSGPLIIQHPPQQIIPSAQAASKPAAAAGTDSQVQGSPLPTRTSSAGSASALVPENHSSAVPETGESPGCSQGTDLQSKKELKEQALESSPEGRGFPGMDPSAAEKAPDQRGCNGQITASSSASAVLQNQAFVPQQITVVPLGLESGTNKLSLSTPVTCELKSNGPQQRPVSLLPALVTPQAGSPVMPNSILPLAWVVTPQALLPSAVQTVVGVPQGMPGAAGGSQCQPAVTSTGNVCGLGGTPAGTNPPQPSSAETKGPSSQLAGVPLGKDDQSTVLLPVASVSPGCSTSSVSAVTPSCSDGSSMAPDSSAPPAAPPADSPAPCAVVLPQTQPPASTQGSDSQPVPSLTSLGKSSDSVTTKRSSSNPDSIRKCVVLQPGAAAPHSNVPGSSGYSDAQARKKRPIASKPPSADVPPQPSTSSAEKNLLDFSLVSLEDEGLVKEWLSGKRGVQVPSLQTRLPYLPPFLCNIKTLSKLLVQKAALEEQAASLLPSEASGDGGTGDVFHAIGELVQQKLGDNPAYLLLKARFLAAFTLPAVLATLPPPKVTTTLSASRKQYEESDDEEWQSEKEVSEEESCGNELTGVQEDWRLGDEPGDKDLDLLNQGMRAEESAAQSALGSCTDVADARAPQIRRSARFRKRRRL; via the exons ATGtcccgcgggccgggccgggccgggcccctcCGCTCCCCCGAGGGCCTCGACCTCGATGCGGAGCGGGAGAAGATCCGCCGAGAGATCGAGCAGCTGGAGCGTAGCCTGCAGCCCGGCGGGGCCGACATCCCTCTGGCCCTGTCCGACTCCAGCCTCAGCTCCG ATGATGataatgaagatgatgatgatgaagattCTCATGCTGAAATG GAagtggaaagagaagaagacagcagtgatgatgatgatgatgatattGAAAGCCTGCCACAGGATCCAGAAACCTGCCTGCAGATGAACTATGTGTACCAGGAAATTATCAAGGAAAAGATTGAGGAAGTGGAGCTGCTCATtgcacaaaacaaagaacagcAG AAGGAAATCATGTGTGAGCTTGATGGTTcaaaaacagcaaaggcaggagaTGGCAGAAATCTACCAGCAAATGTGTTTTTGGGTCATTTTATGAAGCCATACTTTAAGGATAAAACAACAGGAATT GGCCCTCCTTCCAATGAAGATGCCAAGGAAAAGGCAGCTCAGGGCATAAAATCCTTTGAACAACTGCATTCAGCCAAGT GGAAAACTAGAGAGAAGACGCTGCTGCAGAAGTCCGTGGTGAGCGACCGCCTGCAGCGCCTGCTCCAGCCAAAGCTGCTCAA GATGAGTTACTGGAATCAGAAACTGGAGAAAGTCAAGactgaaacagagaaacagaccttggaaaagcaaatcaAAGGCTTGGAGCAAGAAATAGAGTCAATTAA CCAACTCCCAGAAAGTGACTTAATAGGAAACAGATTCGATGAGCATGACTGGGACAAGATTTCAAACATCCAT TTTGATGGACAACGTAGCTCAGAAGAACTGAGGAAGTTTTGGCAAAATTGGGAGCATCCAAGCATCAACAAAAAGGAATGGACTGAGGAGGAAATAGAGAGGCTGAAGCAGATAGCTGCTAAACACAACTACCTGGACTGGCAGACCATTGCCCAGGAGCTGGGG ACAAACAGGACACCTTTCCAGTGCTTGCAGAAGTACCAAATCTATAACAAagatttaaaaaggaaagaatggaCCAAGGATGAGGATCAGATGCTTTTAGAGCTTGTTCAAGAGATGAGAGTGGGAAGCCATATCCCATACAAGAAAA TTGCTTATTACATGGAAGGAAGAGATTCTGCTCAGCTGATTTACCGCTGGACAAAGAATGTGGACCCCAGCTTGAAGAAAGGACCCTGGACAGCAGAGGAAGATGCT ATGCTGATGGCAGCAGTTACGAAGTACGGGGCGAAGGACTGGTACAAAATCCGCACGGAGGTGCCGGGCAGGAGCGACGCCCAGTGCCGAGACCG GTACTTAAAAGCATTGCACTGGGATGTAAAGAAAGGCAAGTGGAGcttggaggaagaggagcagctgaTTGAGCTGGTTCAAAAACATGGCCTGG GTCACTGGAGTAAAATAGCTTCCGAGCTGCCACATCGGACTGGCTCCCAATGCCTGAGCAAGTGGAAACTCATGATTGGTGCTAAG AAAAGATCTGGGGCGACCAAACGGCGTCATGCTGAGGAGagctccagcccttcagagagcagcagtgaggaggaCATGGAGCTGAACTTGACAGACAgctcagaggaggaggaggtgaccAGCACCACAAGGAAGAAGGAGTATGCAGTCCCCAGCATTGACCTGTGGATCCCAACAGGGACTGACATGCAGGAGGCAACGGGAGAGAGATACCAAATCCAgtccctcctctctgctgcgAGGGCTGGTGCAGGGACCAGCTGCAGTGACATTCCAAGGGCAGCCTGTGATGGAGACAGAGCTGCTGATAAATCCTCTGAGCTGTACACCCTGCTGAAGGGCATTGCACAGCCCCATTCCACAGACGTGGTGGTGAAGAATGCAGCAGAAGTGATGGCCAGg GCTTCCCAGAGTGGAAAACAAGTGCTGCAGGTCAGCCTGGAGGATGTGAGAACAATATTAAAGAATAACACGAGCTTCCAGAGGAGACTT ATGCTAAGACCTCCTGGCAGCCTTTTAGCCAAACCCCCTGGAGTGggtgcagctgttggccaggatgtccaggggctgcaggagctgccaaaGAGAGCTCAGCGCTGGGCCAGGGAGCACTGGAAGCGGCTGAGCCTGGACAGGAAGCTGCTGATGGCAGTGACCCCCTGGGTGGGCAATGTGTTGCTGCCCCGCACCTTGCAGGCTGGGAGGATGGCTTTTCACCAGACAAAAG ctgctgctatTCAAGAGAAGGTTAAGTCAGTCAGTCTTACTAGCACTCCCCTGTTTGCACTGCTCATTCAG CTCTTCCAGATTGATACCAAAGGCTGTATGAAAATTATTAAGGAGAGGAAGCTGAGGCAGTTGGAGCTGCTTAAGGCTAATGCAAGGAGTCCTCAGCAG gcTTCCCAAAATACGGAGACTCCTTCAG gCAATTCATCCCAGCCTTGTTCCCAGAGGAATTCCCAGCGGGGCATACCAAGGAATACTGTCAGGAGACCTCTTGCCTTGAGAGCACGAGAACCTTCCACTGGTGCCTTGGAGAGCTGTGCAGCCGTGCAGGGGCAGGGGCGGAAGGCTAAAACTGTCTTGGAATTGCTGCGAGAGAAGCGTTTAAGGGAGTCCCAGGCCAAGAAGGCCATGCAGAGGACAGTGCTGGTTGCCCCACAGGTGCTGGTTTCAGGGCCTCTGATAATCCAGCACCCACCACAGCAAATCATTCCCTCTGCACAAGCAGCAAGcaaacctgcagcagctgctggtacAGATAGCCAAGTACAGGGTTCACCATTGCCCACAAGGACTTCTTCTGCAGGTTCTGCTTCTGCGCTCGTGCCTGAAAACCAttcctcagcagtgccagaaaCTGGGGAAAGCCCTGGTTGCTCACAAGGGACAGATCTACAGTCTAAGAAGGAGCTAAAAGAGCAAGCTCTGGAAAGCAGCCCTGAAGGAAGGGGTTTTCCGGGCATGGATCCATCTGCAGCAGAGAAGGCCCCAGACCAGCGAGGGTGCAATGGTCAAATCACAGCCAGTAGCTCAGCTTCAGCAGTGTTGCAAAACCAGGCTTTTGTGCCACAGCAGATCACAGTGGTGCCCCTTGGCCTGGAGTCTGGCACCAACAAATTGTCCCTTTCCACTCCAGTCACCTGTGAGCTGAAGAGTAATGGGCCACAGCAGAGGCCAGTCAGCCTGCTGCCCGCTCTTGTCACTCCACAAGCTGGTTCACCCGTGATGCCCAACAGCATCCTGCCCTTGGCGTGGGTTGTCAccccccaggctctgctccccagTGCTGTGCAGACTGTGGTGGGTGTTCCCCAAGGAatgccaggtgctgctgggggaaGTCAGTGTCAGCCAGCTGTGACTTCCACTGGCAATGTCTGTGGTTTGGGAGGGACTCCAGCTGGAACAAATCcacctcagcccagcagtgcagagACAAAAGGGCCAAGTTCCCAGCTGGCAGGAGTTCCTTTGGGAAAGGACGACCAGTCCACAGTTCTCTTACCTGTGGCCTCAGTGAGTCCTGGATGCAGCACATCCAGCGTTTCTGCTGTAACCCCCTCATGTTCAGATGGCTCCTCCATGGCTCCAGactcctctgctcctccagctgctcctccagctgacAGCCCAGCCCCGTGTGCTGTGGTGCTGCCCCAAACACAGCCCCCTGCCAGCACTCAGGGCTCTGATTCCCAGCCCGTGCCCAGTCTCACCAGCTTGGGAAAGAGCAGTGACTCTGTCACAACAAAGAGATCATCCTCCAATCCAGACAGCATCAGGAAGTGTGTTGtgctccagccaggagctgcagctcctcacagcaaTGTCCCAGGGAGCTCTGGTTACTCTGATGCCCAGGCACGGAAGAAGAGACCCATTGCCTCCAAACCACCAAGTGCTGATGTCCCTCCCCAGCCAAGCACTTCCAGTGCAGAGAAAAATCTCCTTGACTTCAGCCTGGTCTCCCTGGAGGATGAGGGGCTGGTGAAGGAGTGGCTGAGTGGGAAACGAGGGGTCCAGGTGCCATCACTGCAGACCAGGCTGCCTTATTTGCCACCTTTTCTCTGCAACATAAAAACCCTCTCAAAGCTCCTTGTGCAGAAAGCAGCCCTGGAAGAACAAGCAGCCTCTCTCCTGCCCTCTGAGGCCAGTGGGgatgggggcactggggatgtCTTCCATGCTATTGGAGAACTGGTGCAGCAGAAACTGGGTGATAACCCTGCTTACCTCCTGCTGAAAGCCAGATTCCTGGCAGCCTTCACACTCCCAGCTGTCCTGGCAACTCTGCCTCCTCCCAAAGTGACAACAACTCTGTCAGCCAGCAGGAAGCAATATGAGGAGAGTGATGACGAGGAGTGGCAGAGTGAGAAAGAAGTGTCTGAGGAAGAGAGCTGTGGGAATGAATTAACAGGAGTACAGGAGGATTGGAGACTTGGGGATGAGCCTGGAGACAAAGATCTTGATTTACTAAACCAG GGCATGAGGGCTGAAGAGAGCGCTGCTCAGTCTGCCTTGGGCTCCTGCACTGATGTGGCTGATGCCAGAGCTCCTCAAATCAGGAGAAGTGCCCGcttcaggaagaggaggaggttaTGA
- the SNAPC4 gene encoding snRNA-activating protein complex subunit 4 isoform X1, which translates to MSRGPGRAGPLRSPEGLDLDAEREKIRREIEQLERSLQPGGADIPLALSDSSLSSDDDNEDDDDEDSHAEMEVEREEDSSDDDDDDIESLPQDPETCLQMNYVYQEIIKEKIEEVELLIAQNKEQQKEIMCELDGSKTAKAGDGRNLPANVFLGHFMKPYFKDKTTGIGPPSNEDAKEKAAQGIKSFEQLHSAKWKTREKTLLQKSVVSDRLQRLLQPKLLKMSYWNQKLEKVKTETEKQTLEKQIKGLEQEIESINQLPESDLIGNRFDEHDWDKISNIHFDGQRSSEELRKFWQNWEHPSINKKEWTEEEIERLKQIAAKHNYLDWQTIAQELGTNRTPFQCLQKYQIYNKDLKRKEWTKDEDQMLLELVQEMRVGSHIPYKKIAYYMEGRDSAQLIYRWTKNVDPSLKKGPWTAEEDAMLMAAVTKYGAKDWYKIRTEVPGRSDAQCRDRYLKALHWDVKKGKWSLEEEEQLIELVQKHGLGHWSKIASELPHRTGSQCLSKWKLMIGAKKKRSGATKRRHAEESSSPSESSSEEDMELNLTDSSEEEEVTSTTRKKEYAVPSIDLWIPTGTDMQEATGERYQIQSLLSAARAGAGTSCSDIPRAACDGDRAADKSSELYTLLKGIAQPHSTDVVVKNAAEVMARASQSGKQVLQVSLEDVRTILKNNTSFQRRLMLRPPGSLLAKPPGVGAAVGQDVQGLQELPKRAQRWAREHWKRLSLDRKLLMAVTPWVGNVLLPRTLQAGRMAFHQTKAAAIQEKVKSVSLTSTPLFALLIQLFQIDTKGCMKIIKERKLRQLELLKANARSPQQASQNTETPSGNSSQPCSQRNSQRGIPRNTVRRPLALRAREPSTGALESCAAVQGQGRKAKTVLELLREKRLRESQAKKAMQRTVLVAPQVLVSGPLIIQHPPQQIIPSAQAASKPAAAAGTDSQVQGSPLPTRTSSAGSASALVPENHSSAVPETGESPGCSQGTDLQSKKELKEQALESSPEGRGFPGMDPSAAEKAPDQRGCNGQITASSSASAVLQNQAFVPQQITVVPLGLESGTNKLSLSTPVTCELKSNGPQQRPVSLLPALVTPQAGSPVMPNSILPLAWVVTPQALLPSAVQTVVGVPQGMPGAAGGSQCQPAVTSTGNVCGLGGTPAGTNPPQPSSAETKGPSSQLAGVPLGKDDQSTVLLPVASVSPGCSTSSVSAVTPSCSDGSSMAPDSSAPPAAPPADSPAPCAVVLPQTQPPASTQGSDSQPVPSLTSLGKSSDSVTTKRSSSNPDSIRKCVVLQPGAAAPHSNVPGSSGYSDAQARKKRPIASKPPSADVPPQPSTSSAEKNLLDFSLVSLEDEGLVKEWLSGKRGVQVPSLQTRLPYLPPFLCNIKTLSKLLVQKAALEEQAASLLPSEASGDGGTGDVFHAIGELVQQKLGDNPAYLLLKARFLAAFTLPAVLATLPPPKVTTTLSASRKQYEESDDEEWQSEKEVSEEESCGNELTGVQEDWRLGDEPGDKDLDLLNQGMRAEESAAQSALGSCTDVADARAPQIRRSARFRKRRRL; encoded by the exons ATGtcccgcgggccgggccgggccgggcccctcCGCTCCCCCGAGGGCCTCGACCTCGATGCGGAGCGGGAGAAGATCCGCCGAGAGATCGAGCAGCTGGAGCGTAGCCTGCAGCCCGGCGGGGCCGACATCCCTCTGGCCCTGTCCGACTCCAGCCTCAGCTCCG ATGATGataatgaagatgatgatgatgaagattCTCATGCTGAAATG GAagtggaaagagaagaagacagcagtgatgatgatgatgatgatattGAAAGCCTGCCACAGGATCCAGAAACCTGCCTGCAGATGAACTATGTGTACCAGGAAATTATCAAGGAAAAGATTGAGGAAGTGGAGCTGCTCATtgcacaaaacaaagaacagcAG AAGGAAATCATGTGTGAGCTTGATGGTTcaaaaacagcaaaggcaggagaTGGCAGAAATCTACCAGCAAATGTGTTTTTGGGTCATTTTATGAAGCCATACTTTAAGGATAAAACAACAGGAATT GGCCCTCCTTCCAATGAAGATGCCAAGGAAAAGGCAGCTCAGGGCATAAAATCCTTTGAACAACTGCATTCAGCCAAGT GGAAAACTAGAGAGAAGACGCTGCTGCAGAAGTCCGTGGTGAGCGACCGCCTGCAGCGCCTGCTCCAGCCAAAGCTGCTCAA GATGAGTTACTGGAATCAGAAACTGGAGAAAGTCAAGactgaaacagagaaacagaccttggaaaagcaaatcaAAGGCTTGGAGCAAGAAATAGAGTCAATTAA CCAACTCCCAGAAAGTGACTTAATAGGAAACAGATTCGATGAGCATGACTGGGACAAGATTTCAAACATCCAT TTTGATGGACAACGTAGCTCAGAAGAACTGAGGAAGTTTTGGCAAAATTGGGAGCATCCAAGCATCAACAAAAAGGAATGGACTGAGGAGGAAATAGAGAGGCTGAAGCAGATAGCTGCTAAACACAACTACCTGGACTGGCAGACCATTGCCCAGGAGCTGGGG ACAAACAGGACACCTTTCCAGTGCTTGCAGAAGTACCAAATCTATAACAAagatttaaaaaggaaagaatggaCCAAGGATGAGGATCAGATGCTTTTAGAGCTTGTTCAAGAGATGAGAGTGGGAAGCCATATCCCATACAAGAAAA TTGCTTATTACATGGAAGGAAGAGATTCTGCTCAGCTGATTTACCGCTGGACAAAGAATGTGGACCCCAGCTTGAAGAAAGGACCCTGGACAGCAGAGGAAGATGCT ATGCTGATGGCAGCAGTTACGAAGTACGGGGCGAAGGACTGGTACAAAATCCGCACGGAGGTGCCGGGCAGGAGCGACGCCCAGTGCCGAGACCG GTACTTAAAAGCATTGCACTGGGATGTAAAGAAAGGCAAGTGGAGcttggaggaagaggagcagctgaTTGAGCTGGTTCAAAAACATGGCCTGG GTCACTGGAGTAAAATAGCTTCCGAGCTGCCACATCGGACTGGCTCCCAATGCCTGAGCAAGTGGAAACTCATGATTGGTGCTAAG AAGAAAAGATCTGGGGCGACCAAACGGCGTCATGCTGAGGAGagctccagcccttcagagagcagcagtgaggaggaCATGGAGCTGAACTTGACAGACAgctcagaggaggaggaggtgaccAGCACCACAAGGAAGAAGGAGTATGCAGTCCCCAGCATTGACCTGTGGATCCCAACAGGGACTGACATGCAGGAGGCAACGGGAGAGAGATACCAAATCCAgtccctcctctctgctgcgAGGGCTGGTGCAGGGACCAGCTGCAGTGACATTCCAAGGGCAGCCTGTGATGGAGACAGAGCTGCTGATAAATCCTCTGAGCTGTACACCCTGCTGAAGGGCATTGCACAGCCCCATTCCACAGACGTGGTGGTGAAGAATGCAGCAGAAGTGATGGCCAGg GCTTCCCAGAGTGGAAAACAAGTGCTGCAGGTCAGCCTGGAGGATGTGAGAACAATATTAAAGAATAACACGAGCTTCCAGAGGAGACTT ATGCTAAGACCTCCTGGCAGCCTTTTAGCCAAACCCCCTGGAGTGggtgcagctgttggccaggatgtccaggggctgcaggagctgccaaaGAGAGCTCAGCGCTGGGCCAGGGAGCACTGGAAGCGGCTGAGCCTGGACAGGAAGCTGCTGATGGCAGTGACCCCCTGGGTGGGCAATGTGTTGCTGCCCCGCACCTTGCAGGCTGGGAGGATGGCTTTTCACCAGACAAAAG ctgctgctatTCAAGAGAAGGTTAAGTCAGTCAGTCTTACTAGCACTCCCCTGTTTGCACTGCTCATTCAG CTCTTCCAGATTGATACCAAAGGCTGTATGAAAATTATTAAGGAGAGGAAGCTGAGGCAGTTGGAGCTGCTTAAGGCTAATGCAAGGAGTCCTCAGCAG gcTTCCCAAAATACGGAGACTCCTTCAG gCAATTCATCCCAGCCTTGTTCCCAGAGGAATTCCCAGCGGGGCATACCAAGGAATACTGTCAGGAGACCTCTTGCCTTGAGAGCACGAGAACCTTCCACTGGTGCCTTGGAGAGCTGTGCAGCCGTGCAGGGGCAGGGGCGGAAGGCTAAAACTGTCTTGGAATTGCTGCGAGAGAAGCGTTTAAGGGAGTCCCAGGCCAAGAAGGCCATGCAGAGGACAGTGCTGGTTGCCCCACAGGTGCTGGTTTCAGGGCCTCTGATAATCCAGCACCCACCACAGCAAATCATTCCCTCTGCACAAGCAGCAAGcaaacctgcagcagctgctggtacAGATAGCCAAGTACAGGGTTCACCATTGCCCACAAGGACTTCTTCTGCAGGTTCTGCTTCTGCGCTCGTGCCTGAAAACCAttcctcagcagtgccagaaaCTGGGGAAAGCCCTGGTTGCTCACAAGGGACAGATCTACAGTCTAAGAAGGAGCTAAAAGAGCAAGCTCTGGAAAGCAGCCCTGAAGGAAGGGGTTTTCCGGGCATGGATCCATCTGCAGCAGAGAAGGCCCCAGACCAGCGAGGGTGCAATGGTCAAATCACAGCCAGTAGCTCAGCTTCAGCAGTGTTGCAAAACCAGGCTTTTGTGCCACAGCAGATCACAGTGGTGCCCCTTGGCCTGGAGTCTGGCACCAACAAATTGTCCCTTTCCACTCCAGTCACCTGTGAGCTGAAGAGTAATGGGCCACAGCAGAGGCCAGTCAGCCTGCTGCCCGCTCTTGTCACTCCACAAGCTGGTTCACCCGTGATGCCCAACAGCATCCTGCCCTTGGCGTGGGTTGTCAccccccaggctctgctccccagTGCTGTGCAGACTGTGGTGGGTGTTCCCCAAGGAatgccaggtgctgctgggggaaGTCAGTGTCAGCCAGCTGTGACTTCCACTGGCAATGTCTGTGGTTTGGGAGGGACTCCAGCTGGAACAAATCcacctcagcccagcagtgcagagACAAAAGGGCCAAGTTCCCAGCTGGCAGGAGTTCCTTTGGGAAAGGACGACCAGTCCACAGTTCTCTTACCTGTGGCCTCAGTGAGTCCTGGATGCAGCACATCCAGCGTTTCTGCTGTAACCCCCTCATGTTCAGATGGCTCCTCCATGGCTCCAGactcctctgctcctccagctgctcctccagctgacAGCCCAGCCCCGTGTGCTGTGGTGCTGCCCCAAACACAGCCCCCTGCCAGCACTCAGGGCTCTGATTCCCAGCCCGTGCCCAGTCTCACCAGCTTGGGAAAGAGCAGTGACTCTGTCACAACAAAGAGATCATCCTCCAATCCAGACAGCATCAGGAAGTGTGTTGtgctccagccaggagctgcagctcctcacagcaaTGTCCCAGGGAGCTCTGGTTACTCTGATGCCCAGGCACGGAAGAAGAGACCCATTGCCTCCAAACCACCAAGTGCTGATGTCCCTCCCCAGCCAAGCACTTCCAGTGCAGAGAAAAATCTCCTTGACTTCAGCCTGGTCTCCCTGGAGGATGAGGGGCTGGTGAAGGAGTGGCTGAGTGGGAAACGAGGGGTCCAGGTGCCATCACTGCAGACCAGGCTGCCTTATTTGCCACCTTTTCTCTGCAACATAAAAACCCTCTCAAAGCTCCTTGTGCAGAAAGCAGCCCTGGAAGAACAAGCAGCCTCTCTCCTGCCCTCTGAGGCCAGTGGGgatgggggcactggggatgtCTTCCATGCTATTGGAGAACTGGTGCAGCAGAAACTGGGTGATAACCCTGCTTACCTCCTGCTGAAAGCCAGATTCCTGGCAGCCTTCACACTCCCAGCTGTCCTGGCAACTCTGCCTCCTCCCAAAGTGACAACAACTCTGTCAGCCAGCAGGAAGCAATATGAGGAGAGTGATGACGAGGAGTGGCAGAGTGAGAAAGAAGTGTCTGAGGAAGAGAGCTGTGGGAATGAATTAACAGGAGTACAGGAGGATTGGAGACTTGGGGATGAGCCTGGAGACAAAGATCTTGATTTACTAAACCAG GGCATGAGGGCTGAAGAGAGCGCTGCTCAGTCTGCCTTGGGCTCCTGCACTGATGTGGCTGATGCCAGAGCTCCTCAAATCAGGAGAAGTGCCCGcttcaggaagaggaggaggttaTGA